Sequence from the Gracilinanus agilis isolate LMUSP501 chromosome 6, AgileGrace, whole genome shotgun sequence genome:
TGTCACATTACTTGCTCATTAGACAAAACACTTAGTGTGTCTTACCGAAATGTTGCAGAGGAACAAAAAAGCTGCAATATTCTTGAGGATTTTTCTCTTGGTGTTAGCTGGCAAGAAATTTGTACTGCAGTCCATCCCTGGGTGGTTTTCATGACTTGGTTCTCTGTCCTCTGGCACATAGTCTTCTCTCAAGCAAATATTTCCATTGAGCATGAACGACAATTCTCTGCCATTGGAAGCAGCATCTCCTGCCATCCCACAACTCTTTTGACATGAAGGAGTGATCAAAGTGGAATTCCTATTGCATATGGCCACTACCCTAAGAGTCCTGATGTCCTCGTTGTATTTCTCAGGCTTGCGGTGTATGGATTCAATGATGAAAAGGTTTTGAATATATTTCTCCAGAATCACCAGAATAGAATAAGGCAAGTTATACCATGTGTATGCAGGATGTTTCTCGGCACAAATAATGGCCAGGATAGATCCCCAAGAAATAAGCCAGGACCCAGATGCAGTTCCTATCAAGAGATCCGAGTCAAGCTTTCTGGCAGGATTTTTGGACTCATCCAATGATGTCTCTTCTGTCCTATAAATCCAGACCCCTACGATGCCAGCTATGATCATTACCATCAATGAGACCGTAGCATAGACATAAAACATGATGAGTGCAGACTCACTCTTTGTCTTTGAACGCCCAATCTGGATCAAGTATACTACAACTATAGCAATGGTGGTGGCCAGCACTGTCAGACCAACAACCGTGCCCATCATCACACCATGAAACTTAAATTGGATTTTTGGATGTTGGTGACTTTCAATTTTGCGTCCAGTGTTTTTCCACAAGACATAGAACATTGTGGAGGCTAAGATATGATACTCTATATTGAAAGGATAAAGATAGTATATTCCTTGTGAGATTTTGGAGCAGAGGACAATGGATGTACAATTACATTCAGGTGAGTGGTCATCTAAGgctaaaagaaaaagacaggttACATTgggatgaaaaaaatcacttcattcAGTCAGAGGAGCAAAAGCACAAACTTCTCAAAATCAAAGATGGGTCAGGATCTACTTCATCCAAAGTTTCATTCAATTCAGAgacagttattaagcacctactctatacAATAAACTGAATCTTCATTTTCATCCAGGCAAGCAATGTTCAAATCCATTTTGAGGTACCTTTATTAACACTAAAAGGGTTACCCTATCaactcacattttaaaaaatgactgtaCAAATCATTGCAAGTTGACATTATGAgtttacttttaaataaaaatgttcatccTGCTATCTATTTTCTTTGCTCTGCAACAATTGCTGGAACTTGGTTCTTCAAGGTGTTCTTAAATTCTGGCCCTCCTTGAAGCAGTTACCAGGTACAATCAGGAAGGAGCATAAAAAGAGGAATAGGACATACactctgccctgaaggagttttTAATCTAGTAATAGAATAAGACATGGAAATAGAGAGCGATAATAACCAAAATGTGAAATAGAGGCTTAAGATATGGCTATCTTAGTCCAAA
This genomic interval carries:
- the OTOP1 gene encoding proton channel OTOP1, with the protein product MVANRHLPVSPWGTAGAGGQGPRWELGQELSEPPLQSPASGPASYPQKLAEVLSSQYGLNVFVAGLLLMFAWAVHAVGIGKGDLLSYVITLMLIQLLWMLWYVARSYTQRRLIREKDTHAGARWLRGSITLFAAITIVLGCLKVGYFIGFAECLSATEGVFPVAHSIHTLSQLLIKQMAMFSRFGLIHSVFTNLLLWANGVLNESKHQLNEHKERLMTLGFGNITIALDDHSPECNCTSIVLCSKISQGIYYLYPFNIEYHILASTMFYVLWKNTGRKIESHQHPKIQFKFHGVMMGTVVGLTVLATTIAIVVVYLIQIGRSKTKSESALIMFYVYATVSLMVMIIAGIVGVWIYRTEETSLDESKNPARKLDSDLLIGTASGSWLISWGSILAIICAEKHPAYTWYNLPYSILVILEKYIQNLFIIESIHRKPEKYNEDIRTLRVVAICNRNSTLITPSCQKSCGMAGDAASNGRELSFMLNGNICLREDYVPEDREPSHENHPGMDCSTNFLPANTKRKILKNIAAFLFLCNISLWIPPAFGCRPEYDNGLEEIVFGFEPWIIVVNLAMPFSIFYRMHSAASLFEVYCKT